Proteins found in one Nocardia asteroides genomic segment:
- a CDS encoding phage N-6-adenine-methyltransferase, which produces MSGPHSARAGSNIWLTPPGLIAALGVFDLDPCAADPRPWDTARTHIAPPEDGLAADWAGRVWLNPPYSNLGRWLDKLAEHGHGTAITFARTETRWFIRHVWERATAVLFLYGRLHFHLPDGSRAIGNAGAPSCLVAYGQHDAELLQTAGLHGKYVPLSGCERIERTITA; this is translated from the coding sequence GTGAGCGGGCCGCACTCGGCGAGGGCGGGGTCGAACATCTGGCTGACCCCGCCCGGTCTGATCGCTGCGCTCGGTGTCTTCGACCTGGATCCGTGTGCGGCCGACCCGCGGCCGTGGGACACCGCCCGCACACACATCGCCCCGCCTGAAGACGGCCTGGCCGCCGACTGGGCAGGCCGGGTCTGGCTGAATCCGCCGTACTCCAACCTCGGGCGCTGGCTGGACAAACTCGCCGAGCACGGCCACGGCACCGCGATCACGTTCGCCCGCACCGAGACCCGCTGGTTCATCCGGCACGTGTGGGAGCGGGCAACAGCGGTGCTGTTCCTCTACGGGCGGCTGCATTTCCACCTCCCCGACGGCTCCCGCGCCATCGGCAACGCCGGGGCACCGTCGTGCCTGGTCGCCTACGGCCAGCACGACGCCGAACTCCTGCAGACCGCCGGTCTGCACGGCAAATACGTGCCCCTGAGCGGGTGCGAGCGAATCGAAAGGACGATCACCGCATGA
- a CDS encoding DNA cytosine methyltransferase, whose amino-acid sequence MSLQSTVYFAGWGGDSLGWEQVPGIELRLAANHNPVAVAVHELNFPGAEHLPPGDVKDIVLEDLPSTELFWASPACPAWTDAAGVKRYFDQSNQYSMFDEELGVVEDPAAARSRALVEQIPRYLRAMAARGKPVLAGAMENVIQCRRWDDWRRWVGEIEEIGYETRLIALNSAHVLPRRCLPVPQSRDRLYLAYWWKALGRQPDWDKWLRPKAWCSSCDRVVDALQVWKRPGVDMGRYGIRSGQYVYRCPSKACGFALVEPITTPAAVAIDWTLPPGAKIADRDEPLADNTLERIRIGLEKFAGAPMLTPAGGTWRTEATSLNAPMPARTTRETDAVVVPPLVVQTSGRAALTANTAGQPLPTQTCRRELAVAIPPFIAELRGGGSKKSARAVTEPLATFAASGFHHGLVQPPDDVRHLLVPYYRTGRAHPVGEPMGTLTTRDRFGLLGADREQLLEQCTFRMLEPVEIRAGMAFPATFKALGDKRTQARGYGNAVTPAASEVIGCALVEAITGEDIERSVA is encoded by the coding sequence ATGTCGTTGCAGTCGACGGTGTATTTCGCGGGCTGGGGTGGGGATTCGCTGGGCTGGGAGCAGGTTCCCGGGATCGAGCTGCGCCTGGCCGCCAACCACAACCCGGTCGCGGTGGCGGTGCACGAGCTGAACTTCCCCGGCGCGGAGCATCTTCCGCCGGGGGATGTGAAGGACATCGTGCTGGAGGATCTGCCCTCGACGGAGTTGTTCTGGGCGAGCCCGGCGTGCCCGGCCTGGACCGACGCCGCGGGCGTCAAACGCTATTTCGACCAGTCCAACCAATACAGCATGTTCGACGAGGAACTCGGCGTGGTGGAGGACCCGGCGGCGGCGCGGTCGCGGGCGCTGGTGGAGCAGATCCCACGCTATCTGCGGGCGATGGCCGCCCGCGGCAAACCGGTGTTGGCCGGGGCGATGGAGAACGTCATCCAGTGCCGCCGCTGGGACGACTGGCGCCGCTGGGTCGGGGAGATCGAGGAGATCGGCTACGAAACGCGCCTCATCGCGCTGAACTCCGCGCACGTGCTGCCACGGCGGTGCCTGCCGGTCCCGCAGTCGCGCGACCGGCTGTATCTCGCCTACTGGTGGAAAGCCCTCGGTCGCCAGCCGGATTGGGACAAGTGGCTGCGGCCGAAAGCCTGGTGCTCCAGCTGTGATCGCGTGGTGGACGCATTGCAGGTGTGGAAACGCCCCGGCGTCGACATGGGCCGCTACGGCATACGGTCCGGCCAGTACGTCTACCGGTGCCCGTCGAAAGCGTGCGGGTTCGCGCTCGTGGAGCCGATCACGACACCGGCGGCGGTCGCGATCGACTGGACACTGCCGCCCGGGGCGAAGATCGCCGACCGCGACGAACCCCTCGCGGACAACACCCTGGAGCGGATCCGGATCGGGCTGGAGAAGTTCGCGGGCGCACCGATGCTCACCCCGGCCGGCGGGACCTGGCGCACCGAGGCGACCAGCCTGAATGCGCCGATGCCCGCGCGCACCACCCGCGAAACCGACGCGGTGGTGGTGCCGCCGCTGGTGGTGCAGACCAGCGGCCGCGCCGCCCTGACCGCCAACACCGCGGGGCAGCCGTTGCCGACGCAGACCTGCCGCCGCGAGCTGGCGGTGGCGATCCCGCCGTTCATCGCCGAGCTGCGCGGCGGCGGGTCGAAGAAGTCCGCGCGGGCGGTCACCGAACCGCTTGCGACCTTCGCCGCGTCCGGGTTTCACCACGGCCTGGTGCAGCCGCCGGACGACGTGCGGCATCTGCTGGTGCCTTACTACCGCACCGGCCGCGCGCACCCGGTCGGCGAGCCGATGGGCACCCTGACCACCCGCGACCGGTTCGGGCTGCTGGGCGCCGACCGCGAACAGCTGCTCGAACAGTGCACGTTCCGGATGCTCGAACCGGTCGAGATCCGGGCCGGGATGGCGTTCCCGGCCACTTTCAAGGCGTTGGGCGACAAGCGCACCCAGGCCCGCGGCTACGGCAACGCCGTCACCCCCGCCGCATCCGAAGTCATCGGCTGCGCCCTGGTCGAAGCGATCACCGGCGAGGACATCGAAAGGTCGGTGGCGTGA